The stretch of DNA TCGGGGTGGTCGATGAAAGGGTTGCGGTTGTACTGGTAACTGTCGAAGATGATGTCGTTACGGCGGCGTTCGAAGTCGTCCGGCGCCGCGCGGTAGTGCCAGTCGAGCAGGCTCGCCAAGTCGCCGATGGTGCTGCCCCCGCCTGAGCCGTTGACGAGTTCGAGGTTGCCCGTCCCGCTGTCCGACCCGTCGTAGCGGACCGCCATGTAGAACATGCCGCGGGCGATCATCCCCGCGTCGGCGTCGCCGGGGTACCAGTAGCCGCCGCCCGCGTCGCCGTAAGGCTGGCCATAAGAACCGCCGAAGGGCTTGTTGCCGCGGGCGTTGTTGACGCTGTTGGTCGACGGACGCAGGTGGTGCATGTCGCTGGTATCGGGCCCTCCCGATCCCACGCCCAGGCTCTGCGGCCAAGTGTGCTCACGGTTCCAGCTGTTGCCGCTGTCCCAGCCCGGGATGCTCCCGGAGTTGATCGAAGACAGGTCGAGCGAGACGCGGTCGTACACCAGCAGGATGTGCCCCGGGTTGTCCGGGTCGGCGTCGGTCACCTGCAGCAGCGTACGCAGGTCGCCATACGACCGCGACGTATGCCCATCGATGATGTTGTGGAGCTGCGACTTGAGCGTCGCCCCCGTGCCGGTCGCCGAGTTGTAGTAGCTGGCCGGGGCGTCCCAGGGCCCGGCCGTGGCGATCGCCGCCCACCAGACGAAGACGTGCGCAAAAGCGAGGCGGCGGGCAGCTACAGTAGACATACGCAGGCGGGGCAATCGGGGCGGGACGGCAAACTACCCATTGTCGCCAGCCGGCGACCGGTTGCAACGATTCCGCATGACAAATGCGTAAGACGAAAGAAAGTTTTTGGGAGATCGCGGTGCGCACTATCGTTCTCGCTCTGTTGCTGACCCTTGGCCTCGCCTCGACCACTCTCGCTGGCAAGCCCGGTGAAGAGCTCCCCCGCAGCGGCGACGAGATCGTCGTCTGCGGCAAGCTCTTCCATACCGGCGCCCCGGTCGTCACCTGGCTCGACCCGGGCGGCTACGACGCCTACCGCGTCGAACGCCGCTTTGCGCCGATCGAAGAGTCCGACTGGCGCACCAGCGAAGAAGAGGCCAAGCTCGACACGCCCAACCGCTACGGCCTCCGCAAGGAGACGCTCACTCCCGAGCAGATCGAGAAGCTGCGTGGCGGCGGCTGGTCGCTCGAAGAATTGCAGGACGTCGTCGATCAATTCGTCATGCACTACGACGTCTGCGGCGTCAGTCGGCAGTGCTTCAAGATCCTCCACGACCACCGCTGCCTGAGCGTTCACTTCATGGTCGATGTGGACGGCACCATCTACCAGACGCTCGACCTCAAGGAACGCGCCTGGCACGCCACCACCAGCAACGGCCGCTCGATCGGCGTCGAGATCGCCCAGATCGGCGCCTACTCCGCCAAGAGCAAGAGCACGCTCGAGCAGTGGTACGACAAGGACGAGAACGACCTCGTGCGTCTCACCTTCCCCAGCTGGTTGGTGACCGACCTCCGCAACCCCGACTTCGTCGGCCACCCCGCCCGGCCGGAGATCATCGTCGGCGAGATCCAAGACACGATGCTCTACCAGTACGACTTCACGCCCGAGCAATACGACTCGCTAACGAAGCTCACCGCGACGTTGTGCCAGGTCTTCCCGAAGATCAAGTGCGAGTACCCGGCCGACGAAGCCGGCGAGGTGATCCCGCGCGTCCTCCCCGAAGCCCAACTCCGCGACTTCCAAGGCGTGATGGGCCACTACCACATCCAAAAGAACAAGACCGACCCCGGCCCGGCGTTCGATTGGAAGCGCGTGGTGGGCGGCGCGAAAGAGATCATCGAGAACAGCGGCGGCTGATCCACGACAGCGATTGATTACCCTCGACGGCCAAGCCGGCGCCCGTATCCCCCTCCTTTTTAGGGAGGGGCTAGGGGAGGGTAAAACGCGTCCAGCGGAGTGGGGATTGGGTATCCGTTACGCTGGACCTTTCGACCTCCAACACGACATCGCTACGGACAAACAAAACCCTCCCCTAACCCCTCCCTAAAGAGGGAGGGGAATAAATAAGCGGACGCTTCGCGTCATCTGCCCCTGCGGGTTGCGAATCCCCCCACGTCCGGCGAGACTTTGCCCTTTCGGCAAGACCTCCCAACTCGCCCGCGAATCGTGACCCCAGACGCCGCCGCCACGCCGATCGCCTCGCCCCCCGGCAAGCCCCTGGTTGGTGTCGTCATGGGCTCCGACAGCGACTGGCCCACCATGCGGCTCGCGGCCGAGGCGCTCGCCTCGATGGGCGTGCCGTTCGAGGCCCGGGTCGTCTCGGCCCACCGCACGCCCGAGGAGATGGTCGCCTACGCCAAGGAGGCCGAGGGCCGTGGCCTCAAGGTGATCATCGCCGGCGCCGGCGGGGCGGCCCACCTGCCGGGCATGATCGCGGCGCTGACGGTGCTGCCGGTGCTCGGCGTGCCGGTCCAATCGAAGGCCCTCAGCGGGCTCGACTCGCTCTTGTCGATCGTGCAGATGCCCGGCGGCGTCCCCGTCGGCACGCTGGCGATTGGGAATGCGGGCGCGAAGAACGCCGGCTTGCTCGCCGTGCGCATCCTCGGCGCCACGCGGCCCGAGCTGCGTAAGAAACTGCACGCCTACCGCGACGGCGAGGCCGAGCGTGTCCGCGCTCAGGAGCTAACGTGAGCCCGGCGCCATCGACCCCCGCCCGCTCGATCGAGGCGCTTAAGCCTGGCCAGGCGCTGCAACCGGGATCGACCCTGGGCGTCTTCGGCGGCGGGCAGCTCGGTCGCATGTTCACGCACGCCGCCCAGCGGATGGGCTACCGCGTTCACGTCTTTACGCCGCACCGCGGCTCGCCCGCCGGCCTCGTCGCCGAGCACGAACACGTCGGCTTGCTCTCGGACCTGCGGAGCGTCGCCAGCTTCGCGCTGTCGGTCGATGCGGCGACGCTCGAGTTCGAAAACGTCCCCACCGAGTCGATCGCCGTCGCCGAACTTCACACGCCCGTCCGCCCCGGCAGCCATGTCCTCCACACGACGCAGCATCGCGTCCGTGAGAAGACGTTCTTGCAAGAGGCCGGCGTCCCCGTCGGGCCGTTCGCCGCGGTGAACTCTTTCGAAGAATTGAAGTCCGCCGCCCACACGGTCGGACTCCCCGCCGTGCTGAAGACGGCGCAGATGGGTTACGACGGCAAAGGCCAACGCGTCATCAAGGACGCGTCACAACTCGAAGCGACCTGGAACGCGATCGGCCCCGGCGAGTGCATCCTCGAAGCGTTCATCGATTTCACGCGCGAAGTGTCGGTGCTCGTCGCGCGCGGCCTCGACGGCGAGACGGTCCTCTACGGCCCGATCGAGAACGAGCACGCCGACCACATCCTCGACGTGTCGGTGTTGCCCGCCCCCGGCACGACGCCGGCGATCGCCCATGAAGCCGCACGGATCGCAACGCGCGTCGCCGAAGGGCTCGACGCGGTCGGCCTGTTGTGCGTCGAGATGTTCCAGACGTGGAACGGCGCGCTGCTGGTGAACGAGATCGCCCCGCGGCCGCACAACTCGGGCCACCTCACGATCGAGGGCTGCCGCACGAGCCAGTTCGAACAACAAGTCCGCACCGTCGCCGGCCTCCCGCTTGGCTCGCCCGAATCGCTCCGCCCCGCCGCGATGGCGAACCTCCTCGGCGACCTCTGGTACACGACCGACGGCGCCCCGCGCGAACCGAACTGGTCCGCCGCATTAGCCGAAGGCGCGAGCCTCCACCTCTACGGCAAAGAATCCCCCAGAGCCGGCCGCAAGATGGGCCACCTCACGATCCTCGGCGACACGCCGGAGGCGGTGCGGGACGCGGCAAGAGCGGCGCGCGAGCGGCTACGGAGCTAGTCTCGACTTACGACAATTCAAACTCTGTACCACTGGTTCCACCAGTGCTTTCAGATGGACTTTGTTCCCATAGATTTTCGCTTTGTCGCGTACTGGCTTGGTGAGACACTTATTCTATTGCTTGCGATAGCTTTGGTGAGGAGCTGCGCTGCGTTGTTGATTTCCAATAAGATTGGTAGTTCGAAAAAGTTTTTTGCAGCTGTGTTGCTTGTGGTTTTTTGTTCTATCTCCATTGCCGTAGGCGTGGATATTGCATTTTGGGTTGCGAGGATACTTGAATCGGATCATTGAGGCTGGTCATAGACGACTGGGCCGCAATCCACCGCGATTAGTGTTACGCTCGACCCCGATTCAGGCAGGCAAGGCCTGCCCTACGAAGGAAAGCCCTGTAGGGGCGCTGGACGATAGCCCAGGGCAACGCCCTGGGTAACCGGCCAACCATCAAGAGGGAGAGCCCTGTAGGGGGCGACGGAATCGCCACCATTCCGTCGCCCCTACAGGGCTCAAGGGTTAAGCCCCACCCACCGCACCCAGAGCCGTTATCCGCTTCATGGTGGGTCACGACCCACCCTACGTACTGGTAGAATATTGCGATCTTTAATTCACGCCACTAGGTCCACCGCGACGGAATGGACAGCAAGTCAACAACTCATTTACCTTGCGACGATAGCTAGACAATCTTTGTAAAAGTAGTGCATAATCCCTTACACCTTCGCATACGCTTAACTGGAACCGATGAGAGTCATTCTACTATCGCACATGACACGATGCTAGCCACTCGACTGCAATGATACTCTCGCATAGCAAGCGTTTTCTTTTTTTTTGCAACCCAAAGACAGGCACTAGCAGCCTCGAGTCGGT from Botrimarina mediterranea encodes:
- a CDS encoding N-acetylmuramoyl-L-alanine amidase; translated protein: MRTIVLALLLTLGLASTTLAGKPGEELPRSGDEIVVCGKLFHTGAPVVTWLDPGGYDAYRVERRFAPIEESDWRTSEEEAKLDTPNRYGLRKETLTPEQIEKLRGGGWSLEELQDVVDQFVMHYDVCGVSRQCFKILHDHRCLSVHFMVDVDGTIYQTLDLKERAWHATTSNGRSIGVEIAQIGAYSAKSKSTLEQWYDKDENDLVRLTFPSWLVTDLRNPDFVGHPARPEIIVGEIQDTMLYQYDFTPEQYDSLTKLTATLCQVFPKIKCEYPADEAGEVIPRVLPEAQLRDFQGVMGHYHIQKNKTDPGPAFDWKRVVGGAKEIIENSGG
- the purE gene encoding 5-(carboxyamino)imidazole ribonucleotide mutase, which codes for MGSDSDWPTMRLAAEALASMGVPFEARVVSAHRTPEEMVAYAKEAEGRGLKVIIAGAGGAAHLPGMIAALTVLPVLGVPVQSKALSGLDSLLSIVQMPGGVPVGTLAIGNAGAKNAGLLAVRILGATRPELRKKLHAYRDGEAERVRAQELT
- a CDS encoding 5-(carboxyamino)imidazole ribonucleotide synthase; translation: MSPAPSTPARSIEALKPGQALQPGSTLGVFGGGQLGRMFTHAAQRMGYRVHVFTPHRGSPAGLVAEHEHVGLLSDLRSVASFALSVDAATLEFENVPTESIAVAELHTPVRPGSHVLHTTQHRVREKTFLQEAGVPVGPFAAVNSFEELKSAAHTVGLPAVLKTAQMGYDGKGQRVIKDASQLEATWNAIGPGECILEAFIDFTREVSVLVARGLDGETVLYGPIENEHADHILDVSVLPAPGTTPAIAHEAARIATRVAEGLDAVGLLCVEMFQTWNGALLVNEIAPRPHNSGHLTIEGCRTSQFEQQVRTVAGLPLGSPESLRPAAMANLLGDLWYTTDGAPREPNWSAALAEGASLHLYGKESPRAGRKMGHLTILGDTPEAVRDAARAARERLRS